A region of Shewanella psychromarinicola DNA encodes the following proteins:
- a CDS encoding anti-phage deoxyguanosine triphosphatase encodes MPDNTVMPSSTEHEDCWQQRLLGEDKQRRNDHRSPYQRDRGRILHSAAFRRLQAKTQVLGIGMNDFYRTRLTHSLEVSQIGTGITAQLRRKYPELKYLLNSMSLIESICLAHDIGHPPFGHGGEVALNYMMRHHGGFEGNGQTFRILTRLEPYTPSWGMNLTRRTLLGVMKYPATHGQLFVDQHRPDIANHRQLKPSEWPPVKGLFDDDKPIVDWVLDSLSKSDRQLFITSEQNHTHANYPHLKTRYKSFDCSIMELADDIAYAVHDLEDAIVMGIVNQHQWQRDVVEQLTEIKDQWLISEMAQIGDKLFSHEHHLRKDAIGTLVNGFVTAIGISANPQFEQDLLKYNAELEPDFASVLHVLKQLVFKYVIRKPEIQMLEYKGQQIVMELFEAFSSDPERLLPLNTRERWLAECNENNNPMRVIADYISGMTDEFAGRLHQQLFGSKTAGIMELSREQ; translated from the coding sequence ATGCCTGATAACACCGTCATGCCCAGTAGTACAGAACATGAGGACTGTTGGCAACAACGTCTACTTGGCGAAGATAAACAACGCCGTAATGATCACCGCAGTCCTTATCAGCGCGATCGTGGCCGAATTCTACATTCTGCCGCATTTCGACGACTTCAAGCCAAAACCCAAGTGCTTGGTATCGGCATGAATGACTTTTATCGCACTCGTTTGACCCATTCGTTGGAAGTCTCTCAAATTGGTACCGGCATCACCGCACAGTTACGTCGTAAGTATCCAGAACTTAAGTACTTGCTTAACTCTATGAGCTTAATTGAATCGATTTGTTTAGCTCACGATATAGGCCATCCACCCTTTGGCCACGGGGGTGAAGTCGCATTAAATTACATGATGCGCCATCATGGTGGATTTGAAGGGAATGGCCAAACCTTCCGTATTTTAACCCGTTTAGAGCCCTATACACCGTCATGGGGAATGAATCTGACTCGGCGGACGCTATTGGGTGTGATGAAATACCCCGCAACTCATGGGCAGTTATTTGTTGACCAACACCGTCCAGACATTGCCAATCATCGTCAATTAAAACCATCAGAATGGCCACCAGTAAAAGGCTTGTTTGATGATGATAAACCTATTGTTGATTGGGTATTAGATTCATTATCCAAGTCTGATAGACAGTTGTTTATCACTAGTGAGCAAAATCATACTCACGCCAATTACCCACATCTTAAAACCCGCTATAAGTCCTTTGACTGCTCTATTATGGAGTTGGCTGACGATATTGCCTATGCCGTGCATGATCTAGAAGATGCCATTGTCATGGGGATTGTTAATCAACATCAGTGGCAACGCGATGTGGTTGAGCAGTTAACGGAGATCAAGGATCAATGGCTCATATCGGAAATGGCTCAAATAGGTGACAAACTATTTTCCCATGAGCATCATTTACGCAAAGATGCCATCGGTACCTTAGTCAACGGTTTCGTGACTGCGATTGGCATCAGTGCCAATCCACAATTTGAACAAGACTTATTAAAATATAATGCAGAATTAGAGCCAGACTTTGCTTCAGTTTTACATGTACTTAAACAATTGGTGTTTAAGTACGTTATTCGTAAACCCGAAATTCAAATGTTGGAATACAAAGGCCAACAAATTGTAATGGAATTGTTTGAAGCGTTTTCCTCTGATCCAGAGCGTCTATTACCGCTCAACACTCGTGAACGATGGTTAGCCGAGTGTAATGAAAACAATAATCCAATGCGGGTGATTGCCGATTATATTTCCGGCATGACTGATGAGTTTGCAGGCCGCTTACATCAGCAATTATTTGGTTCAAAAACCGCAGGCATCATGGAATTAAGTCGCGAGCAATAA
- the yfbR gene encoding 5'-deoxynucleotidase gives MSHLFAHLSRMKLIQRWPLMHNVRRENVQEHSLQVAMVAHALVIISNKKFATDLDANKAATIAIYHDASEILTGDLPTPVKYFNKEIEAEYKKIEAIAEQRMLEMVPDEFKEDYRSLFISQDADPQYKAIVKAADTLCAYLKCLEEQKAGNSEFNSACKRLEQMIDDNPNPAVGYFRDCFIPSFTLNLDEINQML, from the coding sequence ATGAGTCATTTATTTGCCCATTTATCGCGGATGAAGCTAATCCAACGTTGGCCGTTAATGCATAACGTGCGTCGCGAAAACGTCCAAGAACATTCACTGCAAGTGGCTATGGTTGCCCACGCTTTAGTGATCATCAGCAATAAGAAATTCGCCACAGACTTAGACGCCAATAAAGCTGCAACGATTGCGATTTATCATGATGCCAGTGAAATTTTAACCGGAGACTTGCCCACACCGGTTAAATATTTTAATAAAGAGATAGAAGCTGAATATAAAAAGATCGAAGCCATAGCCGAACAACGAATGCTTGAAATGGTACCTGATGAATTTAAAGAAGATTACCGCAGTTTATTCATTAGTCAAGATGCTGACCCACAATACAAAGCCATTGTGAAAGCCGCCGATACGTTATGCGCGTATCTTAAATGCTTAGAAGAACAAAAAGCCGGTAACAGCGAATTCAACAGTGCCTGTAAACGTTTAGAACAAATGATAGACGACAACCCTAACCCCGCAGTTGGTTACTTCCGTGATTGTTTTATTCCAAGTTTTACATTGAATTTAGACGAAATTAATCAAATGCTGTAA